The Candidatus Stygibacter australis genomic interval CTTAATCTGCAGCTGGAAGAACGGGTGAGGGAGAAAACAGCCCATTTGCAGACAGAGATCAAAGAACGGCAAAAGGCTGAGTCAGAATTATATAAGCTCTCTAATGTTGTGCATCAGGCAAAGAATATCATAGTGATCACTGATCTGGAGGGTAATATTGAATATGCAAATCCCCGCTTTACTGAGATAACCGGCTATACCCTGGCAGAAGCAATTGGCAAGAACCCGCGGATCTTAAAATCAGGGGAGCATGATGATGCATTCTACCAGAATGTTTGGGAAACAGTAATGGCTGGTAAAGAGTGGAAGGGTGAAATCATCAATAGAGCCAAAAATGGAGATTTGATCTGTGAATATGCCTCGATCTTTGATATCAGAGATTCTAATGGAACGGTGCGGAATCTGGCAAAAATTGCTGAAGATATCACGGAAAAAAAGAAGAATGAAGTTCAGATTGAAAGACTATATACCTCACTTCTGGAGGATATAGAGCTGGCTTCTTCGGTGCAGTCATATTTATTACCGGATTGGCTTGTGCATGAAAATAATATTTCCATAACCTCAGTATATTCTCCATCTGAAAAGGTTGGAGGTGATATTTTTGATATAATTCAAATCTCAGAAAGCCAGTATGTGGTCTATGTAGGTGATATTTCCGGGCATGGAGTTCAGGCAGCTTTGATCATGACAGCAGTTAAATCAACCATTAATATGCTGGTAAATATGGAAAAGAGTAATGTGAGACCGCATTACATAGTAAATAAATTAAATGAGATACTTAGTAAGGATTTCTTCCAGACAAATTATCTTACGATGATATTCTGCCTGGTAGATCTGGAAAATAACACCATAAAATATCTCAATGCGGGGCATCCGGCTCTTATTGAATATAATAAGCACACTGCTGATACTAAGATAATTGATCTTGGCTCATCAATCCCGGTTGGCTGGCTGGCATCATATCAATATGAAGAAGATGAAGAGGTGATGATGGAGATGTCGCCGGATTCTATCTATTTCCTTTATACTGATGGACTCTTTGAATGCCTGAATTTTGAGGGTATGGAGCTGGGAATGAGTGGATTTACCAAGTTTTTGACTAAATTTCGCGATAATATGAATAGTATCATTCTGCCATTTATGATCAAGCAGCTTTTGATAGAAGAAAATTATGACCTGAAAGGGGATGATTTCACTCTGCTTACTCTTCAGAAATTTGATGCTTCAAGTATGCAGGATATAATACTGCTGAGATACACAAGTAAAAACCGCAAAGCAATATCTATGAAAGCAGAAGCCTTTATCATGAAGAAATTTGATGATCAAAATTTCTATCATACCATAAATTCGGTAATTGCTAATTATTTCCATAATATTGTCGATGAACACTCAGAACGCAAGGTTGATAATTCCATTTTATTGCAGATGAAGATTGATAGTGATCTGGAACTCACTTTCTGGGAAAAATTTGATTCTAATAAAAGCACTTACCAGATCGATGGTGATGAAGGGTTACATAAAAAGGATTATATCATGGATAGTAATTTCAATAAGTATCCTCTCAGGCAGAATAGATATGATGAGATTGTGGAAACAATAGTTAATATTCCCA includes:
- a CDS encoding SpoIIE family protein phosphatase — protein: MLVVEDSKTQAMKLEYLLFKNGYEPILADSGEQAVEMVKEKEPDLIISDILMPAMSGYEFCRQMKSFIKTRNTPLIFLSALSDTHDILKGLECGASNFLTRPCNDETLLKNIEQQLSVKTKPEGDEIYEVVNLEFEGKEYIISASKSKILEILVTTYETAITKNEDLAKAQGELKNLNLQLEERVREKTAHLQTEIKERQKAESELYKLSNVVHQAKNIIVITDLEGNIEYANPRFTEITGYTLAEAIGKNPRILKSGEHDDAFYQNVWETVMAGKEWKGEIINRAKNGDLICEYASIFDIRDSNGTVRNLAKIAEDITEKKKNEVQIERLYTSLLEDIELASSVQSYLLPDWLVHENNISITSVYSPSEKVGGDIFDIIQISESQYVVYVGDISGHGVQAALIMTAVKSTINMLVNMEKSNVRPHYIVNKLNEILSKDFFQTNYLTMIFCLVDLENNTIKYLNAGHPALIEYNKHTADTKIIDLGSSIPVGWLASYQYEEDEEVMMEMSPDSIYFLYTDGLFECLNFEGMELGMSGFTKFLTKFRDNMNSIILPFMIKQLLIEENYDLKGDDFTLLTLQKFDASSMQDIILLRYTSKNRKAISMKAEAFIMKKFDDQNFYHTINSVIANYFHNIVDEHSERKVDNSILLQMKIDSDLELTFWEKFDSNKSTYQIDGDEGLHKKDYIMDSNFNKYPLRQNRYDEIVETIVNIPIK